The genomic DNA CAATCTAGAAACCAAGAAAGTAAACTTATTTGCTATTTGACTTAGACTCTAAAACAGTTAAAAACCCAGTGTGACTACCAAGTACATAGGATCTTAGAGAGAAAAAAGAAGCAGCAAAgttttacgtttgaagttttaatTATAGGCTTTTTCAAGATAAACCTGGCGCTCGGCTAGTTCTCCTCTTCCGGTGAAATCTACTCGAAATAGAGCAATGACAGAATCCACAATCTGAAATATTATGAGCGTAAACAAACATCATCAAACAGATCCCATAATATCAGCATTACAGAATGATGCTAAAACAGTAGTAAAATACTCACCAGAAGTCTGAATTGTTCTCCAGACATTTTTGCTGCCAAACCCAGAAGTAGGTTGTACTGATGCTCATATGTGTATGCACGAGCATAAACAATCTTTCACAGTCACAGAAAATGAGAACTATATTTAAAACCTGGTTCAAAACTCAATTGATGATAATGTGGTTGTTGATCCTTACATTGTCAAGAACTGCTGCTGGGTCCATCCCAAATCTTTCTGCTATTGGTATAATTCGATCAGGCCGGCTTCAAGTGTATCTAGTTAAAGTAAACAAATCGACCCTAACTGGAACTACTTCGAAGATAATACTCCTTAGTTAGCGTCTCAAACAAGAGAAACTTGAATCCGTAACTTGAAAatttaaagtaaaagaaaaaaaaaaaagatacaaAGTTCCCTCGGTATCAATGTAAGCAACTTTCCCTTTCCCTCCTCTCATGTTTGCAGGAAGCTGCAAATCAACataaaaatctaatttaaaaaTGTCCAATGTATATGATATATTTACTTAGACTGCGAGATGAGTATCTCAGTAAATATGTTTGAATATTAATGTTGAAtacaaatattttaagaaaaatatggtgtAGACGTAGATGACAAATATTGTCAGCTCCTTTAACAAAATCAATACCATTTCTTGGTGCATAATGTTCTTGCAACATAAACTATACTGTAAGCCAGCACTAATTAGCAGTATTCAATTACGGCATCCTGAAGAAATATACTATAAGTATAGAGTTCCCATTGCAACAGTTAATTTGAACAAATCAAATCTCCTCCAAACCAATCCAAATAACATTAGGAGTTTTGAGTCAATTAAACAAAGTCAGCGCTATTCTCTATTTTTCTCTTCCATCCCTAATTTCTAAAAAAGATCTTGCATTAATCATGGACTACAAAGGTGAGAAAGCAACCTGTGTAGAAACGCAGAGTGTATGTGCCAGCTGTGTTTTTCCAGACCTGAATCAACATTGTAGATTAGTAGACAATTTAATCAAAGCCTCAGGGTACTAGAAATGGACAAGCTGCAAATATTTCAACTGGCAAATCATGGTATACCATTTAATATCCAGATATAGGAAACTGGAGAACTATAAGCTGTTGTTCTTAGTTCTTACCTAAATTCTCCAAAAGCTTCCGTGATAGCCGATGTTTCTATGCCACCTTTTAAAGTTTAGGCATAATTAAATGACTTCTATGAGTGCAGTATATTTAGCAGCAATGGAGCATCCCCCCAGAGCAGAAGTACTTACCTCCTAAGAGTTCATCTAGGGCTTGGCTTCCAGTTGTAATGCGAATAACAGATTTTCTCTACAAAGCCACAAATGTGTAATACCCGATAGCATTCAGTTTTATCCTAAACGGAAATTAAAGCGTGAAAGGAGGAAAAGAAATAAAGCGTTAAATTTGAACTTACTCTTAGCAAAGCATCGCTTCCAGTGATATATCCTAAGTTCTGAAGAAACAAGAcgtgaaaaacaaaaattgaaacagAAAatcgataaaaataaaaaaaaggattaaatccatGAGATGAATTCAACTAACCACTATCTTCTCAGCTGCTTCACAGATCTTGTCAACCTTAGCTTCAGATAAACCTTTGATTCCGGTCAAGTTCTGCATTATACACGAAGAtgataataaattttttaaagaaaattcccGCCATATGCAATTAGTTTGAATCGAATTACCTTCTTAGTGTGCATCATCAACCCGTTACAGGTGTAGATCCCTGCATCTTGAAGCTTCTTCACGTCTCCGGTATTGATACCTGCAGATATCACTGCAGGAAAAAAAAATGTTGCAGTTCAAAttaaatatgctgaaaattaataaataaatgtttaaatGATCCTTGTTTAAATAACGAAATCTATGACACAACAAAGAGAAATGTTCAAATTAA from Gossypium arboreum isolate Shixiya-1 chromosome 9, ASM2569848v2, whole genome shotgun sequence includes the following:
- the LOC108453878 gene encoding meiotic recombination protein DMC1 homolog isoform X2, coding for MIATLKAVEASQLQLVEREDIDDEEDLFESINKLISAGINTGDVKKLQDAGIYTCNGLMMHTKKNLTGIKGLSEAKVDKICEAAEKIVNLGYITGSDALLRRKSVIRITTGSQALDELLGGGIETSAITEAFGEFRSGKTQLAHTLCVSTQLPANMRGGKGKVAYIDTEGTFRPDRIIPIAERFGMDPAAVLDNIVYARAYTYEHQYNLLLGLAAKMSGEQFRLLIVDSVIALFRVDFTGRGELAERQQKLAQMLSRLTKIAEEFNVAVYMTNQVIADPGGGVFISDPKKPAGGHVLAHAATIRLMFRKGKGEQRVCKVFDAPNLPEAEAISPGGIADAKD
- the LOC108453878 gene encoding meiotic recombination protein DMC1 homolog isoform X1 produces the protein MIATLKAVEASQLQLVEREDIDDEEDLFESINKLISAGINTGDVKKLQDAGIYTCNGLMMHTKKNLTGIKGLSEAKVDKICEAAEKIVNLGYITGSDALLRRKSVIRITTGSQALDELLGGGIETSAITEAFGEFRSGKTQLAHTLCVSTQLPANMRGGKGKVAYIDTEGTFRPDRIIPIAERFGMDPAAVLDNIVYARAYTYEHQYNLLLGLAAKMSGEQFRLLIVDSVIALFRVDFTGRGELAERQQKLAQMLSRLTKIAEEFNVAVYMTNQVIADPGGGVFISDPKKPAGGHVLAHAATIRLMFRKGKGEQRVCKVFDAPNLPEAEAISFYLNFSITPGGIADAKD